One window from the genome of Lachancea thermotolerans CBS 6340 chromosome B complete sequence encodes:
- the TFG1 gene encoding transcription factor IIF subunit TFG1 (similar to uniprot|P41895 Saccharomyces cerevisiae YGR186W TFG1 Largest subunit of the RNA Polymerase general transcription factor IIF (TFIIF) interacts with Fcp1p phosphatase and with TFIIB potentially phosphorylated by Cdc28p) — MPNPLKSSNSASPFIKREQLRRDFLRSRLKKNGTPRPYVKKEDPEAYDERTRQLLSGGQSHSGIKREEGSQYNEFPLRAVSHEQLENIRTHILKFQSKKKVDPQRDMHLPVRLHRKDTRNLQFQLTRAEIVQRQKEIAEYKMKADSERNGGEQSQAGSSATNLQSDSNVASSAAQTPVETPGDTPADTPVKQESVKEEHGSSSMAIKKEGADLPATKLEEAGVAEDPTKVGMVKYDGKEKPLETESKEDPFADVAPDGGGRFRRGNTKRKTRQLKLLDENAKRLRFEEFYPWVLEDFDGLNTWVGSYEAGNSDSYVLLSVENDGSFTMIPADKVYKFTARNKYATLTIDEAEKRMEKNGKGIPRWLMKHLDDIGTTTTRYDRTQRKLRAVDARQGEEDDRNDNSEVELDFDEEFADDEEAPIIDGDEKENKESEQRIKKEMLQANAMGLRDDDEEADDDLFGEKKIDDEGERVMKALQKSDMAALYESDDESKSNPYLSESEGENTEEAKAKDENQENGKSSRKGSPKKKSSRGSPSGPRIYVKSIKDFQLVLRADKSVLRNFPEGNWNPHAKDEKSRTPGAASSPSSPPIKIEDDIENPDLLTERDIIDVVTGRQMTLKQLIKELKEKVAKHPSNKDRMKYLVKRLVRLNNGYLELNK; from the coding sequence ATGCCCAACCCGCTTAAGTCCTCGAATAGCGCCTCGCCTTTCATCAAGAGAGAGCAGCTAAGAAGAgactttttgagatctcgtctcaagaaaaacggGACTCCGCGTCCATatgtgaagaaagaggaccCCGAGGCATATGATGAGAGGACGAGACAGCTTTTGAGTGGTGGTCAGTCACACTCTGGCATTAAGAGGGAAGAAGGCTCCCAGTATAATGAGTTCCCCTTGCGAGCCGTGTCGCATGAACAGCTAGAGAACATCAGGACGCACATTCTGAAGTTCCAAAGTAAGAAGAAGGTAGATCCCCAACGAGACATGCATCTGCCTGTCAGATTGCATCGTAAGGACACCCGTAATTTACAATTCCAGCTTACAAGAGCGGAGATCGTGCAACGGCAAAAGGAAATAGCTGAATACAAAATGAAAGCAGACTCTGAGCGCAACGGGGGCGAGCAAAGTCAAGCCGGTAGCTCTGCTACGAACTTGCAATCTGATTCAAATGTTGCAAGCTCTGCTGCCCAAACGCCAGTGGAGACACCTGGAGATACTCCAGCAGACACACCTGTAAAGCAAGAGTCAGttaaagaagaacatgGATCATCAAGCATGGCCATTAAAAAGGAGGGCGCTGATTTGCCAGCCACCAAACTCGAGGAAGCGGGGGTTGCAGAGGATCCGACTAAGGTCGGAATGGTTAAGTATGACGGGAAGGAGAAGCCTTTGGAAACAGAAAGCAAGGAGGATCCGTTCGCAGATGTCGCACCAGATGGCGGTGGGAGGTTCAGAAGAGGCAACACGAAAAGGAAAACTAGACAACTGAAGCTCCTTGACGAAAATGCTAAGCGCTTAAGATTCGAAGAATTTTACCCATGGGTTTTGGAGGACTTCGATGGACTGAACACGTGGGTTGGGTCTTACGAAGCTGGTAACTCGGATTCTTACGTGCTACTCAGTGTTGAAAATGATGGCAGTTTCACGATGATTCCTGCGGACAAGGTGTACAAGTTCACGGCAAGAAACAAGTACGCAACCTTAACCATCGACGAGGCAGAAAAACGCATGGAGAAGAATGGAAAAGGTATCCCTCGTTGGCTAATGAAACACTTGGATGATATCGGCACGACCACAACAAGATATGATAGAACACAGAGAAAACTACGCGCAGTTGATGCGCGTCAGggtgaagaagacgatAGGAATGATAACtctgaagttgagcttgattttgatgaagaatttgccgacgatgaagaggcgCCCATCATCGATGGCGACGAAAAAGAAAATAAGGAGTCTGAGCAAAGAATCAAGAAAGAAATGCTTCAAGCCAATGCAATGGGCCTGCGtgatgatgacgaggaagcAGATGATGATCTTTTcggtgaaaaaaaaatcgaCGATGAGGGCGAAAGAGTGATGAAAGCGCTACAAAAGTCAGACATGGCCGCTTTGTACGAGTCAGATGATGAGTCGAAGTCCAACCCATACCTGTCTGAGTCGGAAGGTGAAAATACGGAAGAAGCTAAGGCCAAAGACgaaaaccaagaaaacGGCAAGTCCAGTAGAAAGGGATCACCTAAGAAAAAATCCTCTAGGGGTTCCCCTAGCGGGCCACGCATATACGTTAAAAGTATCAAAGACTTTCAGCTTGTACTACGGGCCGACAAATCAGTTCTTCGCAACTTTCCAGAAGGAAACTGGAATCCTCACGCGAAAGACGAGAAATCGAGAACACCCGGAGCCGCTTCTTCACCTTCGTCTCCCCCTATCAAGATCGAAGACGATATTGAAAATCCGGACCTCTTGACAGAGAGGGATATAATTGATGTTGTTACAGGACGCCAAATGACTCTAAAACAGCTCATTaaggagctcaaagagaaagtcGCAAAACACCCATCTAATAAGGATAGAATGAAGTACTTGGTCAAAAGGTTGGTAAGACTAAACAACGGTTATTTGGAGCTTAACAAATAA
- the TYS1 gene encoding tyrosine--tRNA ligase TYS1 (highly similar to uniprot|P36421 Saccharomyces cerevisiae YGR185C TYS1 tyrosyl-tRNA synthetase cytoplasmic), producing MTGESQTIQDPQAAYELITKNLQEVLNPQIIKNVLEVEKRPLKLYWGTAPTGRPHCGYFVPMTKLADFLKAGCEVRVLLADLHAFLDNMKAPLEVVKYRAKYYECVIKSLLRSINVPIEKLDFVVGSSYQLSSEYTMDIFKISNVVSQNDAKRAGADVVKQVANPLLSGLIYPLMQALDEEHLGVDVQFGGVDQRKIFVLAEENLPSLGYKKRAHLMNPMVPGLTQGGKMSASDPNSKIDILEEPKQVKKKINTAFCAPGVVEDNGLLSFIEYVVAPIQELKHGANYFKFYIDRPEKFGGPVTYNSFKELVEDFKNEKLAPPDLKTGVSDIINELLAPIREDFAKDPEFQEAQAKGYPVVSTEKVKKQKKPKNKGTRYPGGQAPNNDPTAVVAEKLEQTELKESS from the coding sequence ATGACTGGTGAATCTCAGACAATTCAGGACCCACAAGCGGCTTACGAGCTTATCACAAAGAACCTACAGGAGGTTTTAAACCCCcagatcatcaaaaatgtgCTGGAGGTTGAGAAGAGACCTTTGAAATTGTACTGGGGTACTGCTCCCACTGGCCGCCCTCACTGTGGTTACTTCGTACCTATGACAAAGCTGGCTGATTTCTTGAAGGCGGGCTGCGAAGTGCGCGTTTTGTTGGCTGACTTGCATGCCTTCTTGGACAACATGAAGGCCCCCCTGGAAGTTGTTAAATACAGAGCCAAATATTACGAGTGCGTGATCAAGTCATTGCTGCGTAGTATCAATGTTCCAATCGAGAAATTGGACTTCGTTGTGGGCAGCTCTTACCAACTTTCGAGCGAATATACTATGGACATTTTTAAGATATCAAATGTCGTTTCTCAAAATGACGCTAAGAGAGCAGGCGCAGATGTTGTCAAGCAAGTCGCTAATCCTCTGCTGAGTGGTCTCATCTACCCACTGATGCAAGCGCTGGATGAGGAACATCTGGGCGTAGATGTCCAATTTGGAGGTGTTGATCAAAGAAAGATTTTTGTGCTCGCTGAAGAGAACTTGCCCTCTTTGGGGTACAAGAAGAGGGCACACTTGATGAACCCCATGGTTCCAGGCTTGACCCAAGGTGGCAAAATGTCGGCATCTGACCCTAACTCTAAGATCGATATTCTTGAGGAACCCAAGCAGgtcaaaaagaagatcaaTACTGCCTTTTGCGCACCCGGAGTGGTCGAAGACAATGGTCTTTTGTCCTTCATTGAGTACGTCGTTGCCCCCATCCAAGAGTTGAAGCATGGCGCTAACTACTTCAAATTTTACATCGACCGCcctgaaaaatttggtGGGCCCGTTACTTACAACTCGTTTAAGgaacttgttgaagacTTTAAAAACGAGAAGTTGGCTCCACCTGATTTGAAGACTGGTGTTTCAGATATCATaaatgagcttttggctCCAATCAGAGAGGACTTTGCCAAGGACCCGgaatttcaagaagctcaagcgAAGGGGTACCCCGTTGTCTCGACTGAGAAGGTtaagaagcaaaaaaaaccaaagaacaAGGGCACCCGCTACCCAGGTGGTCAGGCACCTAACAATGACCCTACTGCTGTGGTGGCTGAAAAGTTGGAACAGACTGAATTAAAAGAATCTTCGTAG
- the UBR2 gene encoding putative ubiquitin-protein ligase UBR2 (similar to uniprot|Q07963 Saccharomyces cerevisiae YLR024C UBR2 Cytoplasmic ubiquitin-protein ligase (E3)) yields the protein MTPEVNSLREFLVSLPRLASYKYNPSIEYLLWKTLDECVKDGLSSVNWLEKEQFFASQNWENGAYQALRLPENWRDSFFSTAAKSGLNHAGSSCNRLCSPTETVFYCFDCTRNPLYEICERCFDAQKHKGHRFTSRVVTRPEGRACHCGDPSGFNSGTNELLCKNEANNQVRSPNYNYDANLTSIFEQILDYLIDTIIFLKELYEEPNKTVMSDGKGCPETTSTTCALQLYESDCSLHIKDLAYRISLLLNKPIEFGLMMVDKLQRDCSFITLFECADTKKLAIIQDAFASENITLHVKATSNVFKEYLIDEIINWLYKLCLYSPSLTSKLSLRLALSGAWNSGLLSTKHTPHDFSPFTSKIALLGGFVVPFEQRETFPWPKPWGFPFESDARHDPRILQVMHEYDKRLQETNSSGVTTRFTSILGSRLQTILVEEAALLPKIARFRILKIVSSIFTITDDSRKCIAAQYIDVYPNLLYNAVACDSFSQKVSLMSSLSQHIFQVPEIANMIISSGFIERIIQFAFTLMSFSPEELTECPPVPLYGDFKLPTDMIKNKRSVVCFKDIYLLMSTNTQPEMLLTNDSITQCMIRCFSAFNNVLPLRRETAEHVEFENFEFSSYFFYFSSILVMVDGFIRNICLLEDPHARGRVVRHFLKLSLSKEFELLGNAKSLMPGKLSTSCELKTSNGLRVIREKVCNTISSVIQFQVGIDCQSFFNPMSYFFKFVTLWSQCGRYEPLPYNFSDFFDIREVFGDKIQMNWMCESALSTIVLLAQINVGFWVRNGSPIQHQARMYTRYSMREFTYFSDIFMLQLAMSIADPNEFMVTFLSRWGLKNWAEGIPIGDYPDAEITAGMVDQLLLLLIQLFSEIRSLTMKSSVEGFEKTMQMEISHALCFKNSTHSEILNLIPEHVTKHPAFDLYLREMADYAPPNGPVDAGIYTLKEKYFSLIDPYFIGFSPSKRFEAEKLIRKRLSIETQTDYNMSYIPARDFASCLKETPYKNLYQICSTEIFGCFLKNTLDHINKFNYESMLTKATHLVHLCVVNDLLGFTSIFWKEYGFSNSEYLYNSSIGSLLYSFLFKEEFVNEHGKIREIFQHFMKYAPHVNIEGYLTEQTPSFNFEILKTPFKTTERKDEEYEKRKQLAKHKREKIMKRIAKQQQKFLANNHISLEDESGSLCKNRDQGENQFFPEMTCVFCKMHKVNDTFIYFAYLERNICEAEVELDWELSHARVSAIPKEGGRSHSNEAARDMDIVEMPQSLSSKISVFPVLRTCGHGSHVCCLTSHMKSTRTVHNHITKNIPSSLGFSLMFCPLCSALTNCFLPRMCGDSSGSAPNPSEPIERNDPFESSLKNCNRSVAVLRELVQMDGVGESPIQVLNYIYRNTLRNTELATRLKRPHRETVKECSDFASHQQLLTLRLLSDLRRIYSQFSEPKEYVSPKEYSLFPPPFKYTPNQKSTKQECELDLLNLADYRILNTDFGSKVCVKEFLLEFINKGLHQDFLAICGSIATKGSREVTACKHQLQKKTSFTSSEEKHVFCILRSYLSNFSTADLTAVELATSITRGVLKDSMVIRLRRLFALLYFGGTPEFELKERIIDFGVLGDLLKGFDLPDFSELLQNYIDRDLQQMLKHVELTLKEQGEEELIKNANALKIGCFKKNFLINLPQSYSEFMSNEDEFLQMRAKKQEIAICLFCGSRVRVQNAVLLHNYSIGECTNHSLNVCRVNPIYGCFLLVRSNTVYLSYGHRGTFYQAPYLNSHGETDDDYRNGAPVFLDRNRYLHLSQDVILNNMVPHLVFRLTENTLDLGGWESL from the coding sequence ATGACCCCTGAAGTCAACTCTCTTCGAGAATTTTTGGTATCTCTTCCGAGATTAGCCAGCTACAAATATAACCCCAGTATTGAATACCTGTTATGGAAGACGCTTGATGAATGTGTAAAGGATGGACTTAGTTCGGTGAATTGGCTAGAAAAAGAACAGTTCTTCGCATCTCAAAATTGGGAGAATGGAGCTTACCAAGCCTTGAGGCTGCCAGAAAATTGGAGGGACTCCTTTTTTAGCACTGCAGCAAAGAGTGGGTTAAACCACGCTGGATCAAGTTGCAATAGGCTTTGTAGCCCAACTGAGACTGTATTCTATTGCTTTGACTGCACCAGAAACCCATTATATGAGATTTGCGAGCGATGCTTTGACGCTCAGAAGCACAAGGGCCACCGGTTTACCTCACGCGTCGTCACTAGGCCAGAAGGTCGAGCCTGCCATTGTGGCGACCCGAGTGGCTTCAATAGTGGCACTAACGAGCTTCTGTGCAAAAACGAAGCAAATAATCAAGTGCGCTCACCCAATTACAACTACGATGCAAACTTGACCAGCATATTTGAGCAGATTCTCGACTATCTGATTGACACcatcatctttttgaaagaactctATGAAGAACCTAACAAAACAGTTATGTCAGATGGAAAGGGTTGCCCCGAGACCACTAGCACCACATGTGCTCTACAACTTTACGAAAGTGATTGCTCGCTGCATATAAAGGACCTTGCTTACCGCATTAGCTTGCTACTCAACAAGCCCATTGAGTTTGGCTTAATGATGGTTGATAAACTTCAACGAGATTGTTCTTTCATCACCCTTTTCGAATGTGCCGATACCAAAAAGTTAGCAATAATACAAGATGCGTTCGCATCTGAGAATATAACCTTGCATGTTAAAGCCACTAGTAACGTTTTCAAAGAGTATTTGATAGACGAAATTATAAACTGGCTTTACAAACTGTGTCTTTACAGCCCCTCACTTACCTCAAAGTTATCTTTACGGTTGGCCCTATCTGGTGCTTGGAACTCTGGCCTTTTATCAACGAAACATACACCTCATGATTTCAGCCCTTTTACTTCCAAAATTGCACTCCTGGGTGGCTTTGTTGTGCCATTTGAACAGCGGGAAACATTCCCATGGCCTAAGCCTTGGGGTtttccttttgaaagtgatgCTCGTCATGACCCTAGAATTCTTCAAGTAATGCACGAATATGACAAAAGATTACAGGAGACAAACTCCAGCGGTGTCACTACTAGGTTTACTTCTATCTTAGGTTCTAGGCTTCAAACAATAttggttgaagaagctgcatTATTACCTAAGATTGCAAGATTTCGAATACTCAAGATCGTCAGCAGCATCTTCACTATAACAGATGACTCGCGAAAATGCATCGCAGCACAGTACATTGATGTGTACCCCAATCTGCTTTACAATGCAGTGGCATGTGACTCCTTTAGTCAGAAAGTctctttgatgagctcctTATCACAGCATATATTTCAAGTGCCGGAAATAGCCAACATGATCATATCATCGGGATTTATCGAAAGAATCATCCAGTTCGCCTTTACATTGATGTCATTTTCCCCTGAAGAATTGACAGAGTGCCCCCCGGTGCCACTATATGGTGATTTCAAACTACCAACCGATATGATAAAAAATAAACGCAGCGTAGTTTGCTTCAAGGATATTTATCTCCTGATGTCCACAAACACTCAACCGGAAATGCTCTTAACAAATGATTCAATTACCCAATGCATGATTCgttgtttttcagctttcaaTAACGTCTTGCCTTTGAGACGTGAGACCGCAGAGCATGTGGAATTCGAGAATTTCGAATTTTCCTCTTACTTCTTTTACTTTTCATCCATTCTTGTCATGGTGGATGGCTTCATAAGAAATATCTGCCTACTTGAAGATCCTCACGCCCGGGGAAGAGTGGTGCGCCACTTCCTGAAATTGTCATTgtcaaaagaatttgagtTACTTGGGAACGCCAAATCTCTTATGCCCGGCAAACTGTCAACATCTTGTGAACTTAAGACAAGCAATGGTCTACGTGTGATCAGAGAAAAAGTCTGCAATACGATCTCGAGCGTCATCCAGTTTCAGGTCGGCATTGATTGtcaaagcttcttcaacccaATGTCATACTTTTTTAAGTTCGTGACACTTTGGAGTCAGTGTGGAAGATATGAGCCTCTCCCATACAATTTTAGCGATTTCTTCGATATAAGGGAGGTTTTTGGTGATAAGATTCAAATGAATTGGATGTGTGAGTCTGCTCTGTCAACCATCGTTTTGTTGGCTCAGATTAATGTTGGATTTTGGGTTAGGAATGGCTCACCCATTCAGCATCAAGCAAGGATGTACACAAGGTACAGCATGAGAGAGTTCACATACTTTAGTGACATATTTATGCTTCAGTTAGCGATGAGTATCGCCGATCCAAATGAGTTTATGGTAACCTTTTTATCCAGATGGGGACTGAAGAATTGGGCTGAAGGCATTCCAATTGGAGATTATCCTGATGCTGAAATTACGGCGGGAATGGTAGACCAGTTGTTGCTTCTTCTGAtccagcttttcagcgAGATAAGAAGCCTTACAATGAAATCTTCAgttgaaggttttgaaaagacaATGCAGATGGAGATTAGCCATGCATtgtgtttcaaaaattctaCTCATAGCgaaattttgaatttgatcCCTGAGCATGTCACAAAACACCCTGCATTTGATCTCTACCTTCGTGAAATGGCGGATTATGCTCCGCCAAATGGGCCAGTAGATGCTGGCATCTATACCCTAAAGGAGAAGtacttttctttgatcgATCCTTATTTCATTGGGTTTTCGCCCAGCAAGAGATTCGAGGCGGAGAAACTTATTAGGAAAAGGTTATCCATCGAAACTCAGACAGATTATAACATGTCATATATCCCCGCGAGAGACTTCGCATCATGTTTGAAAGAAACACCTTACAAGAATCTCTATCAAATATGCAGTACAGAGATTTTTGGatgcttcttgaagaatacCCTTGACCacatcaacaaattcaaCTATGAATCTATGCTGACCAAAGCTACCCACTTGGTTCACTTATGTGTTGTCAACGACCTTTTGGGGTTTACTAGtattttttggaaagagTACGGGTTTTCCAATTCAGAATATCTTTACAACAGCAGCATCGGGTCTTTGCTCTAttcttttctcttcaaagaagaatttGTCAACGAGCATGGAAAAATTCGTGAAATATTCCAGCATTTCATGAAATACGCTCCCCATGTCAATATTGAAGGGTACTTGACCGAACAGACTCCCTCattcaattttgaaattctgaagACTCCATTCAAGACAACCGAACGGAAGGACGAGGAGTACGAAAAGAGGAAGCAGCTTGCCAAACACAAACGTGAAAAGATAATGAAAAGAATTGCtaagcagcagcaaaaatTTCTTGCTAATAACCATATATCGTTGGAAGACGAGTCTGGTAGCCTTTGCAAGAACCGGGATCAAGGGGAGAATCAGTTTTTCCCTGAGATGACATGTGTATTTTGCAAAATGCACAAAGTTAACGATACATTCATATATTTTGCTTACCTCGAGAGGAATATCTGTGAAGCCGAAGTTGAATTGGATTGGGAGCTGTCGCATGCTCGCGTTAGCGCAATACCAAAAGAGGGCGGCAGAAGTCACAGCAATGAGGCTGCAAGAGACATGGATATTGTGGAAATGCCACAAAGCCTATCAAGCAAGATAAGCGTGTTCCCTGTGTTACGCACATGCGGCCATGGGTCGCATGTTTGTTGCCTTACGAGTCATATGAAATCTACCAGGACAGTTCATAATCATATCACAAAAAACATACCCAGCTCGCTTGGGTTCTCTTTGATGTTCTGTCCCCTATGCTCCGCTCTTACCAACTGCTTTCTACCGCGAATGTGCGGTGATAGCTCAGGAAGCGCCCCGAACCCATCTGAACCAATAGAGAGAAATGATCCTTTTGAATCTTCGCTTAAGAACTGCAATAGATCAGTAGCTGTACTTCGTGAGCTTGTACAAATGGATGGTGTTGGTGAAAGTCCCATTCAAGTGCTCAACTATATTTACAGGAACACTTTACGAAATACAGAACTAGCAACAAGGCTCAAGCGCCCACACAGAGAGACCGTCAAAGAATGTTCAGATTTTGCTTCTCATCAACAATTGCTGACCTTGAGGCTGCTTTCCGATCTGAGACGCATATACTCCCAGTTTTCTGAGCCCAAAGAATATGTTTCTCCCAAGGAGTATAGTTTGTTTCCACCGCCATTCAAATACACACCGAACCAgaaatcaacaaaacaagagTGTgaacttgatcttttgaatcttGCAGATTATCGGATTCTTAATACAGATTTTGGCTCAAAGGTTTGTGTCAAAGAATTCTTATTAGAGTTCATTAACAAAGGCTTGCATCAAGATTTCCTAGCAATCTGTGGAAGCATTGCGACAAAGGGTAGCCGAGAGGTCACCGCATGCAAACATCAGCtacaaaagaaaacttccttCACTTCAAGTGAAGAGAAACACGTTTTTTGTATTCTGAGAAGCTATCTTTCGAATTTTTCTACCGCCGATCTCACGGCTGTTGAACTAGCAACCTCCATCACCAGAGGTGTGTTAAAAGATTCAATGGTAATTCGACTCAGACGCCTCTTTGCCTTGCTTTACTTCGGAGGAACTCCGGAATTCGAACTCAAAGAACGCATCATTGACTTTGGAGTATTAGGCgatcttttgaagggcTTCGACTTGCCAGATTTTAGCGAGTTACTTCAGAATTACATTGACAGAGATTTGCAACAAATGCTGAAACACGTTGAACTCACACTCAAAGAGCAAGGAGAAGAGGAGCTTATCAAGAATGCAAACGCATTGAAGATTGgctgtttcaaaaagaatttTTTGATCAACTTACCCCAAAGCTACTCGGAATTCATGTCAAATGAAGACGAATTCCTTCAGATGAGAGCGAAAAAGCAAGAGATCGCAATATGTCTCTTCTGTGGATCACGCGTTCGCGTACAGAATGCGGTCCTTTTGCATAATTACTCTATCGGAGAGTGTACAAACCACTCTTTAAATGTTTGCCGAGTTAACCCGATATACGGGTGCTTTCTGCTGGTTAGGAGTAACACCGTATATCTTTCATACGGGCATAGAGGGACGTTTTATCAGGCACCATATTTAAATAGTCATGGGGAAACCGACGATGACTACAGGAACGGGGCGCCGGTGTTTCTCGACAGGAACAGATATTTGCACCTGAGCCAAGATGTTATCTTAAACAACATGGTTCCTCACTTGGTCTTCCGGCTTACCGAGAACACGCTTGATCTCGGCGGCTGGGAAAGTTTGTAA